In the genome of Triticum urartu cultivar G1812 chromosome 5, Tu2.1, whole genome shotgun sequence, one region contains:
- the LOC125555879 gene encoding phosphatidylinositol 4-phosphate 5-kinase 6-like: MASTGKKMNQIPAPAGRLWEASIRKLTSIRRGASAFPAAVAGVDGLVDPAGTLAVTSSSTAYQYSGSEDAAEGNGAEEGDEEEAGSSLGEPSHSEQLLDSGDFYQGDLRGDLPHGTGKFLWTDGSMYEGAWRCGRAAGRGKFSWPSGATYEGDVAGGYMHGQGTYIGEFGDTFAGLWANNLRHGRGTQAYANGDVYDGHWRDGLQDGHGRYIWRHGHEYIGTWKAGEMHGCGTVIWSDGDRYDGSWEDAKPMGQGTFRWADGGMYIGTWCQESGVTHAKGVYYPPSGGPAVPVPREPRDAITKLLEELEVTEGKTVSLLPSQKILTWPGVEAVLKKPVWRPPEVSADQGRVSVSSVRRRSSVSDLDSLTTGEDGGEDASTRADRAWSRTLSCIRAPPRPGKKQGETISKGHRNYELMLNLQLGIRHAVGRQSAPTSLDLKSSAFDPKEKVWTRFPPEGSKHTPPHQSCDFRWKDYCPLVFRTLRKLFDVDPADYMISICGDDALLELSSPGKSGSFFYLTNDDKYMIKTMKKAEVKVLLRMLPAYYKHVRNYDNTLITKFFGLHCVKITGGIQKKVRFVIMGNLFCSRYSIHRRFDLKGSSLGRMTDKPLDQIDETTTLKDLDLNFIFRLAGSWFQEFCRQVDRDCELLEQERIMDYSLLVGVHFKDRCKDTGNADNGTPTTTDEDSEQKRKAQEKLGISMPSRVENIVRNPESESLLIGEPTGEFQDVILFFGIIDILQDYDISKKLEHAYKSMQYDPNSISAVDPKQYCKRFRDFIFRAFAEDVQ; this comes from the exons ATGGCGTCGACGGGGAAGAAGATGAACCAGATCCCTGCGCCGGCCGGCCGTCTCTGGGAGGCCAGCATCCGCAAGCTCACCAGCATCCGCCGCGGCGCTTCGGCCttccccgccgccgtcgccggcgtCGACGGCCTGGTTGACCCTGCCGGAACCCTCGCCGTCACCTCCTCCAGCACCGCCTACCAGTACAGCGGCAGCGAGGACGCCGCCGAGGGCAATGGTGCCGAGGAGGGTGACGAGGAGGAGGCGGGGTCCTCGCTCGGCGAGCCCAGCCACTCGGAGCAGCTGCTCGACAGCGGGGACTTTTACCAGGGCGACCTGCGCGGGGACCTCCCGCACGGCACCGGCAAGTTCCTCTGGACGGACGGCAGCATGTATGAGGGCGCCTGGCGTTGCGGCCGCGCAGCCGGCCGCGGCAAGTTCTCCTGGCCCTCGGGCGCTACCTACGAGGGCGACGTCGCCGGCGGCTACATGCACGGCCAGGGCACCTACATTGGCGAGTTCGGGGACACCTTCGCCGGGCTCTGGGCCAACAACCTCCGGCACGGCCGCGGCACGCAGGCCTACGCCAACGGCGACGTATACGACGGCCACTGGCGCGACGGCCTGCAGGACGGCCACGGCCGCTACATCTGGCGCCACGGCCACGAGTACATCGGCACCTGGAAGGCCGGCGAGATGCACGGCTGCGGGACCGTGATATGGTCGGACGGCGACCGCTACGACGGCTCCTGGGAGGACGCCAAGCCCATGGGCCAGGGCACGTTCCGGTGGGCCGACGGCGGCATGTACATCGGCACCTGGTGCCAGGAGTCCGGCGTCACGCACGCCAAGGGCGTCTACTACCCGCCGTCCGGAGGCCCCGCGGTGCCCGTGCCCCGGGAGCCCCGCGACGCCATCACCAAGTTGCTCGAGGAGCTGGAGGTTACCGAGGGGAAGACGGTGTCCCTACTGCCATCGCAGAAGATCCTCACATGGCCCGGGGTGGAGGCCGTGCTGAAGAAGCCGGTGTGGCGGCCGCCGGAGGTCAGCGCCGACCAAGGGAGGGTGTCGGTGTCGAGCGTGCGCCGGAGAAGCAGCGTGTCGGACCTTGACAGTCTCACCACCGGGGAGGACGGCGGCGAGGATGCCAGCACTCGGGCGGACCGGGCATGGTCGCGGACGCTCTCGTGCATCCGCGCGCCGCCAAGGCCGGGGAAGAAGCAGGGGGAGACGATATCCAAGGGGCACAGGAACTACGAGCTCATGCTCAACTTGCAGCTCGGCATCAG GCATGCTGTGGGAAGGCAGTCAGCGCCGACATCACTGGATCTCAAATCGTCAGCATTTGATCCCAAAGAGAAGGTGTGGACAAGGTTTCCTCCCGAAGGATCCAAGCACACGCCGCCTCACCAGTCGTGTGATTTCCGGTGGAAGGACTACTGCCCGTTGGTTTTCAG GACATTGCGCAAGCTCTTCGACGTCGACCCCGCGGATTACATGATCTCGATATGCGGGgatgatgcgctccttgagcttTCATCACCCGGCAAAAGTGGAAGCTTCTTCTACCTCACCAACGACGACAAGTACATGATCAAAACAATGAAGAAAGCAGAGGTCAAG GTGCTTCTTAGGATGCTTCCGGCCTATTATAAACACGTCCGCAACTACGACAACACTCTAATAACAAAGTTCTTTGGCCTGCACTGTGTTAAAATCACAGGGGGCATTCAGAAAAAG GTTCGGTTCGTGATAATGGGGAATCTTTTCTGCTCTCGCTATTCAATCCATCGGCGTTTTGACTTGAAAGGATCTTCGCTTGGCCGCATGACAGACAAGCCCCTTGATCAGATTGACGAGACCACCACGCTCAAGGATCTTGATCTCAATTTCATTTTCCGGTTAGCAGGATCCTGGTTCCAGGAATTCTGCAG GCAAGTGGACAGAGATTGCGAGTTGCTGGAGCAGGAGCGGATCATGGATTACAGTCTTTTGGTCGGCGTTCATTTCAAGGATCGGTGCAAAGATAC CGGCAATGCTGACAATGGGACACCTACTACCACGGATGAAGATTCTGAGCAAAAAAG AAAAGCACAAGAAAAACTAGGCATTAGCATGCCCTCAAGGGTGGAGAACATAGTGAGAAATCCTGAAAGTGAATCCCTGCTCATCGGCGAGCCCACGGGCGAATTCCAGGACGTGATCCTCTTCTTCGGGATCATCGACATCCTGCAAGACTACGATATCAGCAAGAAGCTCGAGCACGCCTACAAATCCATGCAGTACGATCCCAACTCCATATCCGCGGTCGACCCGAAGCAGTACTGCAAGCGGTTCCGAGACTTCATTTTCAGGGCTTTCGCGGAGGATGTACAGTAG